The DNA window ATTGCCTCCTCGTTGCCGGGAATCTGCGACGACGACATGATGATGAGATCGCCCGACGTCAGCGTGATGCTGCGATGTTCACCACGAGACATGCGCGACAGCGCCGCCATCGTTTCGCCCTGGGTGCCCGTGGTCACGAGCACCACACGTTCGGGAGCCATCATCTCCGCCGCCCCGATGTCGATGATGTCGTCGTCGTTGGCGAGCGTTATATAGCCGAGCTCCTTGGCGATCCCCATGTTGCGGACCATCGACCGTCCGACGAACGACACTTTGCGGCCCAGCGCAACCGCTGCGTCGATGATCTGTTGCACGCGACCGACATTCGATGCGAAACAGGCCACGATGACGCGCCCTTGCGCACCACGCATCAGCCGGTGGATGTTGGGGCCGATCTCACTTTCCGAGGGCCCGACACCGGGAATCTCGGCGTTGGTCGAATCACACAGAAACAGGTCCACACCGGAGTCGCCGAGTCGCGACATGCCCGGCAGGTCGGTGGGCTTGCCGTCGGGCGGAGATTGGTCGAGCTTGATGTCACCGGTATGCAGCACGGTGCCCGCACCGGTGTGGATCGCGATCGCCAAACAGCCGGGAATGGAGTGGTTGACGGCGAAGTACTCGCACTCGAAAACGCCGTGCCTCGAGCTCTGGCCCTCGTCAACCTCCTCGAACCTCGGCTTGATCCGGTGCTCGCGGCATTTCTCGTTCACCAGCGCCAGCGTGAACTTCGATCCGACCACCGGAATGTCGGGGCGCATCTTGAGCAGAAACGGGATCGCACCGATGTGGTCCTCGTGCGCGTGGGTGAGCACGAGCGCCTCGACGTCTTCGAGGCGATCGGAGATCAGGCGCAGGTCCGGAAGGATCAGATCGACACCGGGCTCATCGTGCGTCGGGAACAACACTCCGCAGTCGACGATCAGCAGACGGCCCAGATGCTCGAAAACCGTCATGTTGCGGCCGATTTCGCTGATGCCGCCCAGCGCGGTGACCCGCAGGCCCCCTGGGGCCAGCGGCCCCGGCGGTGCGAGTTCTTCGTTCACTAGCGCAGCACCGTAGCAGCCCGCATATCCGCGGCCAGCGCCTCGATCTGATCCGGCGAGGCCGGCACTTGCGGCAGCCGGGGATTACCGGCCTCGAAACCCTGCAATCTCAGGCCCTCCTTGGCCAAGGTCACACCACCGAGCCGAGCCTGCGCGTCGGCCAGGGGGCCAAGCGTGACGTTGATCTTGCGTGCTGTCGCGACGTCACCGGAGGCGAATGCCGACAACATGTCCCGCAGCTGACTGGCGGCCATGTGGCCCCACACACTGATGAAGCCGACGGCGCCCATCGCCAGCCAGGGCAGATTCAGCGCGTCGTCGCCCGAGTAGTACGCCAGTCCCGTCTCGGCGATGATCTGCCCGCCACCGTGAAGATCGCCCTTGGCGTCCTTGATCGCCACGATGTTGGGATGGCGGGCCAGCGTGCGGATGGTGTCCCACTCGATCGCAACGGCAGACCGAGGCGGAATGTCGTACAGCACCACCGGTAGCGCCGTGGCGTCCGCGACGGCGGTGAAATGCGCGACCAGTCCGGATTGCGGCGGACGCGAGTAGTACGGCGTAACGACCAGCAGGCCGTGCGCACCCTCGCCCTCGCATGCCCGGGCGAGTTCGATGCTGTGCTCGGTGTCGTAGGTTCCCGCGCCGGCGATGATGCGGGCCCGGTCCCCGACTGCCTCCAGTACCGCCCGCAGGAGCGTCAGCTTCTCGCCGTCCGTCGTCGTCGGAGACTCACCGGTGGTGCCCGAAAGCACCAAGCCGTCGCAGCCTGCGTCGACGAGATGAATCGCCAGCCGCGCCGCGGCCTCGGTGTCCAGGGTGCCGTCGGGCTTGAATGGCGTAGCCATCGCGGTCAGCACGGTGCCCAACTGGGCTGTCACGTCGAATCCGCCGGTGCTCACGAACAGTGAGATTACTCGCTCGGCCTCACGCTTCTGTGGCTAGCGGGCTGGTTGCCACCTCTGTGCCGTCAGCCAGCGCATAGATCTCGAAGTCCGAGAACGCCTGCGGGGCGACGTCGATCAGTTGGCGCAGGCACTCGATGGCCAACCGGCGGATCTCGATGTCGGCGTGCTCGCTGGCCCGCATCGCGATGAAATGCCGCCAGGCGCGATAGTTGCCGGTGACGACGATGCGGGTCTCGGTGGCGTTGGGCAGCACCGCGCGGGCGGCCTGTCGGGCCTGCTTACGTCGCAGTAGCGCTGACCTGTCCCCGGGCTCACCGCCCAGTTTGGCCTCGAGTCTGCTCAGCAATTCCGTGTACGTCGCGCGGCTGGCGTCGGCGGCGTCGGCGAAGATTTCCGCAAGCTCGGGATCGTCCTCCATTCCCGGGGGCAGAACGACCTGCGAGTCGTGCTCGGGGACGTAGCGCTGAGACAGTTGCGAGTAGGAGAAATGGCGGTGTCGGATCAACTCGTGGGTGGCCGACCGCGAGATGCCGGTGATGTAGAACGACACCGACGCATGTTCGAGCACCGAGAAGTGACCGACGTCGATGATGTGTCGCAGATAGGCGGCGTTGGTCGCGGTTCGCGGGTTGGGCTTTGACCAGCTCTGATAGCACGCGCGGCCGGCGAACTCGACCAGCGCGGGCCCGCCGTCGGCGTCGGTGTTCCACGGCACGTCCGACGGCACCATGAAGTCGGTCTTGGCGATCAGCTGCACGCGCAGCGGCGCGATCTCGGCCACGGCTCACCCTAACGTGGGGGCCTTGCTGCGGCGATGACCGACAGCTGCGTTTGGATTTCGCATTCAAAGGGAATTATGCGGTCCTCGCGCGGCGTTAAACGCAACACCGATCTTGGAGGGAGTGTGGCCGATGCCCACCGATTACGACGCACCTCGCGCCCAGAACACTGATGAGAGCGACCAGTCGCTGGAGGACATCGCTGTCCGCCGGCGTGAGCAAGCCGACGTCGCGGTCCTCGACGTCGATGACGGCGATGCAGTCGACGCTATCGACCTACCCGATATCGACCTGTCCGGTGAGGAGCTCATCGTCCGGGTGATACCGAAGCAGGCCGACGAATTCACCTGCTCCAGTTGCTTCCTGGTGCATCATCGCAACCGTCTGGCGCTGCAGTCGGGCGAGAAGATGGTGTGCTCCGACTGCGTCTGACGATGCGGCGTCACCATTCCCATTAAGGTGACGCCATGGCATCCCCGACCGTGGCATCACGCCTGCTCGACGTCATGGAATTCGACGTCCTGCCGATGACCGAGCGCGGTGTCGCGGCGGGCAACAAGGTCTTCGGCGCAGCACTACTGCGCAAGTCCGATATGTCGCTCGTCGTAGCCGGCACCAACAGCGAGACCGACAATCCGCTGCTGCACGGCGAGATCAGCACCCTGAATCAGTTCTACGAGATGGCCGACCGACCCCCCACTCGCGACCTGATATTTCTGTCCACCCATGAGCCCTGTCCCCTGTGTCTGTCAGCCATCACGTGGGCGGGGTTCGACAATTTCTACTACTTCTACACCTACGAGGATTCCCGGGACGCCTTCGGCATCCCCCACGACCTGTTGATCCTCAAAGAGGTGTTCGGGGTCGAGGACGGCGCCTACCGGCACGCCAACGCGTTCTGGACCTGCTATTCGAT is part of the Mycolicibacterium tusciae JS617 genome and encodes:
- a CDS encoding nucleoside deaminase, with the protein product MASPTVASRLLDVMEFDVLPMTERGVAAGNKVFGAALLRKSDMSLVVAGTNSETDNPLLHGEISTLNQFYEMADRPPTRDLIFLSTHEPCPLCLSAITWAGFDNFYYFYTYEDSRDAFGIPHDLLILKEVFGVEDGAYRHANAFWTCYSIRSLAEAEPEPLRTQLLEQDQRIRDVYAGLSQKYQDTKDNNDIPFN
- a CDS encoding ribonuclease J, whose product is MNEELAPPGPLAPGGLRVTALGGISEIGRNMTVFEHLGRLLIVDCGVLFPTHDEPGVDLILPDLRLISDRLEDVEALVLTHAHEDHIGAIPFLLKMRPDIPVVGSKFTLALVNEKCREHRIKPRFEEVDEGQSSRHGVFECEYFAVNHSIPGCLAIAIHTGAGTVLHTGDIKLDQSPPDGKPTDLPGMSRLGDSGVDLFLCDSTNAEIPGVGPSESEIGPNIHRLMRGAQGRVIVACFASNVGRVQQIIDAAVALGRKVSFVGRSMVRNMGIAKELGYITLANDDDIIDIGAAEMMAPERVVLVTTGTQGETMAALSRMSRGEHRSITLTSGDLIIMSSSQIPGNEEAIFGVLDALAKIGARVVTNAHVRVHVTGHAYAGELLFLYNGVRPRNVMPVHGTWRMLRANAALAAGTGVPEENIVLAENGVSVDLVAGLASVAGAVPTGKMFVDGLVSGDVGETVVGERLTLSSGFIGITVVLRSGTGKLASAPHLHSRGFSEDPKSLEPAIRKVEEALEALASERVTDVNRIAQAVRRTVGKWVGEVYRRQPMIVPTVIEI
- the thyX gene encoding FAD-dependent thymidylate synthase, producing MAEIAPLRVQLIAKTDFMVPSDVPWNTDADGGPALVEFAGRACYQSWSKPNPRTATNAAYLRHIIDVGHFSVLEHASVSFYITGISRSATHELIRHRHFSYSQLSQRYVPEHDSQVVLPPGMEDDPELAEIFADAADASRATYTELLSRLEAKLGGEPGDRSALLRRKQARQAARAVLPNATETRIVVTGNYRAWRHFIAMRASEHADIEIRRLAIECLRQLIDVAPQAFSDFEIYALADGTEVATSPLATEA
- the dapA gene encoding 4-hydroxy-tetrahydrodipicolinate synthase, producing the protein MFVSTGGFDVTAQLGTVLTAMATPFKPDGTLDTEAAARLAIHLVDAGCDGLVLSGTTGESPTTTDGEKLTLLRAVLEAVGDRARIIAGAGTYDTEHSIELARACEGEGAHGLLVVTPYYSRPPQSGLVAHFTAVADATALPVVLYDIPPRSAVAIEWDTIRTLARHPNIVAIKDAKGDLHGGGQIIAETGLAYYSGDDALNLPWLAMGAVGFISVWGHMAASQLRDMLSAFASGDVATARKINVTLGPLADAQARLGGVTLAKEGLRLQGFEAGNPRLPQVPASPDQIEALAADMRAATVLR
- a CDS encoding DUF4193 domain-containing protein, with protein sequence MPTDYDAPRAQNTDESDQSLEDIAVRRREQADVAVLDVDDGDAVDAIDLPDIDLSGEELIVRVIPKQADEFTCSSCFLVHHRNRLALQSGEKMVCSDCV